Proteins encoded by one window of Chondromyces crocatus:
- a CDS encoding OPT family oligopeptide transporter, with protein sequence MHGTPEAAPPTPPNDTEASSPGAADPHAPTAAPSGTPESPDPERRWLETVYQRGVPQLTVRAVLSGMVIGAIMCLSNLYVVLKTGWSLGVTVTACILAYALFRALRSVNLTRGEFSMLENNAMGSVASAAGYMTGGGNMAAIPALLMLTGTRPDSGWMFAWFAVIAALGVFAAIPIKRQLINIEALPFPTGTATAETIRSMHGAHGKSDKARMLGWTALVGAIVAFFRDAKAAWIPFNLPKSIHLPFGWRGHSAADWTMSIDGSLILVGAGALMGFRTGWSLLLGAIITYGMIAPALLEQGVIAVASYKAIVQWTLWPGAAILLSSGLLSFAFQWRSVARSFSGLIALVRPNRGPVVEDPLADIECPSWWFPAGFLALGPIMVFLMAYLFGIPWWAGIVALPLALIMGVVAARVTGETDVTPTKALGPVTQLVYGGLVPGNVPANIMGANVTGGVGLHAADLLTDLKSGYLLGANPRQQLFAQLFGVLAGAAVVVPAFNLLIPSVDALGSAEFPAPAVQVWAGVSKALTAGLSGLEPTAKIGIVVGLALGAILTLAERYASPKVRAFIPTASGLGIALVVPGANAIAMFLGALIAELVRRRRADLAEGATVPVASGLIAGESIMGIVVAMLVAFGVLSK encoded by the coding sequence ATGCACGGAACCCCCGAAGCGGCTCCGCCGACGCCACCGAACGACACCGAAGCGTCCTCGCCGGGAGCCGCCGACCCGCACGCGCCCACGGCAGCGCCCTCGGGGACTCCGGAGTCCCCGGATCCGGAGCGCCGCTGGCTGGAGACCGTCTACCAGCGCGGCGTCCCACAGCTCACGGTGCGCGCGGTCCTCTCCGGCATGGTCATCGGCGCCATCATGTGCCTGTCGAACCTCTATGTCGTCCTCAAGACCGGCTGGAGCCTCGGCGTCACCGTCACCGCCTGCATCCTCGCCTACGCCCTGTTCCGTGCCCTCCGCTCGGTGAACCTCACCCGGGGCGAGTTCTCCATGCTCGAGAACAACGCCATGGGATCGGTGGCCTCGGCGGCCGGCTACATGACCGGCGGCGGCAACATGGCCGCGATTCCCGCCCTGCTCATGCTCACCGGCACCCGCCCCGACTCGGGCTGGATGTTCGCCTGGTTCGCGGTCATCGCCGCCCTCGGCGTCTTCGCCGCCATCCCCATCAAGCGCCAGCTCATCAACATCGAGGCCCTCCCCTTCCCCACCGGCACCGCCACCGCCGAGACCATCCGCTCCATGCACGGCGCCCACGGCAAGTCCGACAAGGCGCGCATGCTCGGCTGGACGGCCCTCGTCGGCGCCATCGTCGCCTTCTTCCGTGACGCCAAGGCCGCCTGGATCCCCTTCAACCTGCCGAAGTCCATCCACCTGCCCTTCGGCTGGCGCGGCCACTCCGCCGCCGACTGGACCATGAGCATCGACGGGAGCCTCATCCTCGTCGGCGCCGGCGCCCTCATGGGCTTCCGCACCGGCTGGTCGCTCTTGCTCGGCGCCATCATCACCTACGGCATGATCGCCCCCGCCCTCCTCGAGCAGGGCGTCATCGCCGTCGCCAGCTACAAGGCCATCGTGCAGTGGACGCTCTGGCCGGGCGCCGCGATCCTCCTCTCCTCGGGCCTGCTCTCCTTTGCCTTCCAGTGGCGCAGCGTGGCCCGCTCCTTCTCCGGCCTGATCGCGCTCGTGCGCCCCAACCGCGGCCCCGTGGTCGAGGATCCCCTCGCCGACATCGAGTGCCCCTCCTGGTGGTTTCCCGCGGGCTTCCTCGCGCTCGGCCCGATCATGGTCTTCCTCATGGCCTACCTCTTCGGCATCCCCTGGTGGGCTGGCATCGTGGCGCTGCCGCTCGCGCTCATCATGGGCGTCGTCGCCGCGCGCGTGACCGGCGAGACCGACGTGACGCCGACCAAGGCCCTCGGCCCGGTGACCCAGCTCGTCTACGGCGGCCTCGTCCCTGGCAACGTGCCCGCCAACATCATGGGCGCCAACGTCACCGGCGGCGTCGGCCTCCACGCCGCCGACCTGCTCACCGACCTCAAGAGCGGCTACCTGCTCGGCGCGAACCCGCGGCAGCAGCTCTTCGCCCAGCTCTTCGGTGTCCTCGCCGGCGCCGCCGTCGTCGTCCCGGCCTTCAACCTGCTCATCCCGAGCGTCGACGCCCTCGGCTCCGCCGAGTTCCCTGCCCCTGCCGTGCAGGTCTGGGCCGGCGTCTCCAAGGCGCTCACCGCCGGCCTCTCCGGTCTCGAGCCCACCGCCAAGATCGGCATCGTCGTCGGCCTCGCCCTCGGCGCCATCCTCACCCTCGCCGAGCGCTACGCCTCGCCCAAGGTCCGCGCCTTCATCCCCACGGCCTCCGGCCTCGGCATCGCCCTCGTCGTGCCAGGTGCCAACGCCATCGCCATGTTCCTCGGCGCCCTCATCGCCGAGCTGGTCCGACGCCGCCGCGCCGACCTCGCCGAAGGCGCGACCGTACCCGTCGCCTCGGGTCTCATCGCCGGCGAGAGCATCATGGGCATCGTCGTCGCCATGCTCGTCGCCTTCGGCGTCCTGTCGAAATAG
- a CDS encoding alpha/beta hydrolase family protein — translation MALRAPSLVLLAGLLATPALVGCGDDASTDPEPTPETPHAVESAGPHPVGRHTFGVDDASRSRILRVELWYPAAESSRALAEAGHPLEDFATTGGEQEQLAALIAKAPDPGTTRIFHAASGALPASGDRFPLVAFSHCYNCTRYSIATVAERLASHGIAVVAPDHAGGTLLDDLAGNAAPLDADFLAVRAADIRYTLDRLLDAAPAELPVELQGRFDPDRVGVFGHSFGGITTGVVLAQDPRPRGGVAIAVPIDNPLLPGVSMSDIQKPLFFMVATEDNSITEIGNDFIRQNFQAAQKPAWKAEIKDAGHWSFTDICGIVESFDAGCSADVRQTDGEPFTYLDITQARAITAAYTSAFFLALLNDDEGARAYLGKGHPAAIVEMDVRE, via the coding sequence ATGGCGCTCCGAGCCCCTTCCCTCGTCCTCCTCGCCGGTCTCCTCGCGACCCCCGCCCTCGTCGGCTGCGGGGACGACGCGTCCACCGATCCCGAGCCCACCCCCGAGACGCCGCACGCCGTCGAGAGCGCCGGCCCTCACCCCGTGGGTCGCCACACCTTCGGCGTCGACGACGCCAGCCGCAGCCGGATCCTCCGCGTCGAGCTCTGGTATCCCGCGGCCGAGAGCAGCCGCGCCCTCGCGGAAGCGGGCCACCCGCTCGAGGATTTCGCGACCACCGGCGGCGAACAGGAACAGCTCGCGGCCCTCATCGCGAAGGCCCCCGATCCCGGCACGACCCGCATCTTCCACGCCGCGAGCGGGGCACTTCCCGCAAGCGGGGACCGCTTCCCGCTCGTCGCCTTCTCCCACTGTTACAACTGCACCCGCTACTCCATCGCCACCGTCGCCGAGCGCCTCGCCAGCCACGGCATCGCCGTCGTCGCCCCGGATCACGCGGGCGGCACCCTCCTCGACGACCTCGCCGGCAACGCCGCCCCCCTCGATGCCGACTTCCTCGCCGTGCGCGCCGCCGACATCCGGTACACGCTCGATCGCCTCCTCGACGCCGCGCCCGCCGAACTCCCCGTCGAACTCCAGGGCCGGTTCGATCCCGACCGCGTCGGCGTCTTCGGTCACAGCTTCGGCGGCATCACCACCGGCGTCGTGCTCGCCCAAGATCCACGGCCTCGCGGCGGCGTCGCCATCGCCGTCCCCATCGACAACCCGCTGCTCCCGGGCGTCAGCATGAGCGACATCCAGAAGCCCCTTTTCTTCATGGTCGCCACCGAAGACAACAGCATCACCGAGATCGGCAACGACTTCATCCGCCAGAATTTCCAGGCGGCCCAGAAGCCCGCGTGGAAGGCCGAGATCAAGGACGCCGGCCACTGGTCCTTCACCGACATCTGCGGCATCGTCGAAAGCTTCGACGCGGGCTGCTCCGCCGATGTCCGCCAGACCGACGGCGAGCCCTTCACCTACCTCGACATCACGCAGGCCCGGGCCATCACCGCGGCCTACACCTCGGCGTTCTTCCTCGCCCTCCTGAACGACGACGAGGGCGCGCGGGCCTACCTCGGGAAAGGCCACCCGGCCGCGATCGTCGAGATGGACGTCCGCGAGTGA